The Deinococcus aerolatus DNA window GCACCTCTCAGACGAGCGTGCTGCAGGACGCCCGCATCACGGCGACCTTCAGCGCTGACATGAACGCCGCGACCCTGACCAGCAGCAGCTTCACCCTGCGGGACAGCGCTGGGGTTACGGTGCCCGGCATGGTCAGGTATGACGTGGCGAGCCGCACGGCCACCTTCACGCCAAGCACCCTGCTCCGCCGCGGCGTTCAGTACAGTGTCGCCCTGAGCGGCGCCATCACCGCCGCGGCCGGCATCCCGCTGGTCGCCACCGGCTGGAGCTTCGTTGCCGCGGCCGGCCCCGCCCCGGTGGCTCTGGGCACCGCAGGGGACTTCGCGATCCTGGCGCAGAGCGCGGTGTCCACCACCGGCCCCACGAGCGTCACCGGGGACCTGGGGCTCAGCCCGGCGGCCGGGACGTACTACACCGGCTTCTCGGACACCATGGACGCTACGAACAGCTTCTCCACCTCGCCGTACGTCACCGGACGGCTGTACGCCGCGAACATGGCCTCACCCACCCAGGTCAAGCTGACCACTGCCGTTGGAGACATGGGCACCGCGTACACCGACGCGGCTGGACGGGCGAATCCCACCGCCACGGAACTGGCGTCCGGGGAACTCGGCGGGCTCACCCTCGCACCCGGATTGTACAAGTGGAGCAGCGCGGTCCTCGCCAGCAACGACGTGACGCTGAAGGGAGGGCCGAACGACACCTGGATCCTGCAGGTCGGGCAGACGCTGAATCTCGCTAGCGGCGTGCACGTGACGCTCGCGGGCGGTGCGCAGCCGAAAAACATCACCTGGGTGGTGGCGGGTGCGGTGACGCTCGGAACCGGC harbors:
- a CDS encoding ice-binding family protein gives rise to the protein MTATSPRTSQTSVLQDARITATFSADMNAATLTSSSFTLRDSAGVTVPGMVRYDVASRTATFTPSTLLRRGVQYSVALSGAITAAAGIPLVATGWSFVAAAGPAPVALGTAGDFAILAQSAVSTTGPTSVTGDLGLSPAAGTYYTGFSDTMDATNSFSTSPYVTGRLYAANMASPTQVKLTTAVGDMGTAYTDAAGRANPTATELASGELGGLTLAPGLYKWSSAVLASNDVTLKGGPNDTWILQVGQTLNLASGVHVTLAGGAQPKNITWVVAGAVTLGTGSGLEGVVLGKTGIVLQTGAVMHGRALAQTAVTLDASTVTTP